A stretch of the Malus sylvestris chromosome 10, drMalSylv7.2, whole genome shotgun sequence genome encodes the following:
- the LOC126586011 gene encoding bidirectional sugar transporter SWEET2a-like isoform X2, producing the protein MVQYCSRHCWPTFKRIITNKSTEQFSGLPYIYGLLNCLICTWYGLPIVKSGIIMVATVNSIGAVFQLVYLIIFITYAEKSIKLRISGLLAAVSVLFAAVVLVSLRLVAHERELFVGYLCAFSVVSVYASPLFIINLVIKTRSVEFMPFNLSLATFLVSFSFCAYGALQGDPFVYIPNGLGTILGFVQLVLYSYYSKMSGDDDSREPLLA; encoded by the exons ATGGTTCAGTACTGCAGCCGGCATTGCTG GCCAACATTTAAAAGAATTATCACAAACAAGTCAACAGAACAATTCTCAGGATTGCCTTACATATATGGTCTTTTAAATTGCTTGATATGCACATGGTATGGCCTGCCTATAGTGAAGAGTGGTATTATAATGGTGGCTACAGTCAATTCAATCGGAGCTGTTTTCCAGTTAGTCTACTTGATCATTTTCATTACTTACGCCGAAAAATCAATTAAG CTGAGGATATCGGGATTGCTCGCAGCAGTTTCTGTTCTTTTTGCGGCTGTTGTACTTGTGAGCTTAAGACTTGTAGCCCATGAGAGGGAACTGTTCGTTGGATATCTATGTGCTTTTTCAGTAGTTTCAGTGTATGCTTCGCCGTTGTTTATCATC AATTTGGTGATCAAAACAAGAAGTGTTGAGTTCATGCCATTTAATCTTTCTCTTGCAACTTTCTTGGTGAGTTTCTCTTTCTGTGCATACGGAGCGTTGCAGGGCGACCCTTTTGTCTAT ATCCCAAACGGTCTCGGTACAATTTTAGGGTTTGTCCAGTTGGTTCTGTACTCCTACTATAGCAAAATGTCTGGAGATGATGACTCAAGAGAACCACTGCTTGCTTGA
- the LOC126586006 gene encoding exonuclease 1 — protein sequence MGIQGLLPLLKSIMAPIHIKDLEGTCVAVDTYSWLHKGALSCSKDLCKGIPTSRHIDYCMHRVNLLRHYGVKPILVFDGGLLPMKIEQENKRGRARKENLARAIEHESNGNSAAAYDCYQKAVDISPSIARELIQVLKQENVCYVVAPYEADAQMTFLAVSKQVEAVITEDSDLIPFGCPRIIFKMDKFGQGVEFQYSMLHRNKDLSFSGFTKQMLLEMCILSGCDYLQSLPGMGLKRAHALIKKFTSYDKVIKHLKYSTASVPPLYEESFKKAILTFQHQRVYDPVSQHIVYLSEMSDHVVDDFDFLGPSISQHIAKGIAEGDIDPFTKMPFQEMNVSADRTYQPKNVNLGRINKRLDLPVQNNLLTKYFCFASLEAKRKFTAPRNSPDSPSPVDDSSLSPNEIASADDVSYKTNCSESSLVNSDNMGNEPPSDSVEDEFDTDVPDSIESQNHDMVRVRRSPENTLLQQPRHSIHKPCVTLHRERECKNAPDTVEGGKTRTEHRKVIVRSSYFKDKSISEHNQEKRLLKDDLAIDMHKDAVPESTHFENSYFNGKVAKRRTSPHDNVQVENVKPKPLCISASLPDDGPCASSLNKAVTDTNEEGKFASNISHLGRYSDIAEKSVENFVSVISSFRFSSSGSRASGLRAPLKDVQNTSTNRPTVVDFSKFEYIPSIQKTSAASRKRCFRPV from the exons atgggGATTCAAGGGCTACTGCCGCTACTTAAATCGATAATGGCGCCAATCCACATTAAGGACTTGGAGGGCACCTGCGTGGCGGTGGATACCTACTCTTGGCTTCACAAAGGCGCCTTGTCCTGCAGCAAAGACCTCTGCAAAGGCATACCCACCTCCAG GCACATTGACTATTGTATGCATCGAGTAAACCTGCTGCGGCATTATGGTGTTAAACCCATTCTTGTATTTGATGGCGGACTTCTACCAATGAAGATTGAACAGGAGAACAAACGTGGAAG GGCGAGAAAGGAAAATCTTGCACGTGCCATTGAGCATGAGTCCAACGGAAATTCTGCTGCTGCTTATGATTGCTACCAAAAAGCTGTTGACATTTCACCTTCAATTGCACGTGAGCTAATCCAG GTGTTAAAGCAAGAGAATGTATGTTATGTGGTGGCTCCTTACGAGGCAGATGCTCAAATGACGTTCTTGGCTGTCAGCAAGCAGGTAGAAGCCGTAATCACCGAGGACTCAGATCTGATACCATTCGGATGCCCCAGG ATTATCTTTAAAATGGATAAATTTGGGCAAGGAGTTGAGTTTCAGTATTCCATGCTACATCGGAACAAGGACTTGAGTTTTTCTGGATTCACAAAACAGATGCTTCTGGAGATGTGTATTCTGAGTGGTTGTGACTATTTACAGTCGTTGCCTGGAATGGGACTGAAAAGGGCACACGCCCTCATAAAAAAGTTCACAAGTTATGATAAG GTAATTAAGCACCTAAAGTACAGTACTGCTTCAGTTCCTCCCCTATATGAAGAATCATTCAAGAAAGCAATATTGACCTTCCAGCATCAACGGGTTTATGATCCCGTTTCTCAACATATTGTATACTTGTCTGAAATGTCTGATCATGTTGTGGATGATTTTGACTTCTTAGGAC CATCGATATCACAGCATATAGCTAAAGGTATAGCAGAAGGTGATATTGATCCATTTACTAAAATGCCATTCCAG GAAATGAACGTTAGTGCCGACAGAACTTACCAACCTAAAAATGTCAATCTTGGAAGGATAAATAAAAGGCTGGATTTGCCTGTGCAGAATAACCTCCTGACTAAATATTTTT GCTTTGCCTCTCTTGAAGCAAAGAGAAAATTCACGGCTCCACGGAACTCACCTGATTCTCCAAGTCCGGTTGATGACTCTTCTCTCAGTCCCAATGAAATTGCCTCTGCGGATGATGTTTCGTATAAAACAAACTGCTCAGAGTCATCCCTTGTTAACTCTGACAACATGGGAAATGAACCTCCCAGTGATTCA GTAGAAGATGAATTCGACACTGATGTCCCTGATTCAATAGAATCTCAAAATCATG ACATGGTGCGCGTGAGACGAAGTCCAGAAAATACATTGTTGCAACAGCCCAGACATTCTATCCATAAGCCTTGTGTAACGCTGCATAGGGAGCGTGAATGTAAGAATGCCCCAGACACAGTTGAGGGTGGTAAGACAAGAACGGAGCACAGAAAGGTCATTGTTAGGAGTTCTTATTTCAAGGATAAGTCAATCAGTGAACACAATCAGGAAAAGCGATTGCTGAAGGATGATCTTGCTATTGATATGCACAAGGATGCAGTTCCTGAGAGTACTCATTTTGAGAACAGCTATTTTAATGGAAAAGTCGCTAAAAGGAGAACCTCCCCACATGACAATGTTCAAGTG GAGAATGTGAAACCCAAACCACTGTGTATCAGTGCGTCCCTTCCTGATGATG GTCCCTGTGCATCTAGCCTGAACAAGGCAGTTACAGACACAAATGAAGAAGGAAAATTCGCATCCAATATTTCCCATTTAGGCCGTTATTCAGATATAGCAGAGAAATCAGTGGAAAATTTTGTATCAGTAATATCATCATTTAGATTTTCCTCGTCTGGTTCTCGTGCAAGTGGTCTTCGTGCTCCTTTGAAAGATGTCCAAAACACCAGTACCAATAG ACCAACTGTTGTTGACTTCAgcaaatttgaatatatacCAAGTATTCAGAAAACTTCCGCAGCATCACGCAAACGCTGTTTTAGACCTGTTTAA
- the LOC126586011 gene encoding bidirectional sugar transporter SWEET2a-like isoform X1: protein MLPIGLSSVYLWFSTAAGIAGNICAISLYVSPMPTFKRIITNKSTEQFSGLPYIYGLLNCLICTWYGLPIVKSGIIMVATVNSIGAVFQLVYLIIFITYAEKSIKLRISGLLAAVSVLFAAVVLVSLRLVAHERELFVGYLCAFSVVSVYASPLFIINLVIKTRSVEFMPFNLSLATFLVSFSFCAYGALQGDPFVYIPNGLGTILGFVQLVLYSYYSKMSGDDDSREPLLA from the exons ATGTTGCCAATTGGATTGTCTTCTGTTTATCTATGGTTCAGTACTGCAGCCGGCATTGCTG GCAATATCTGTGCAATTTCGTTGTATGTGTCACCAAt GCCAACATTTAAAAGAATTATCACAAACAAGTCAACAGAACAATTCTCAGGATTGCCTTACATATATGGTCTTTTAAATTGCTTGATATGCACATGGTATGGCCTGCCTATAGTGAAGAGTGGTATTATAATGGTGGCTACAGTCAATTCAATCGGAGCTGTTTTCCAGTTAGTCTACTTGATCATTTTCATTACTTACGCCGAAAAATCAATTAAG CTGAGGATATCGGGATTGCTCGCAGCAGTTTCTGTTCTTTTTGCGGCTGTTGTACTTGTGAGCTTAAGACTTGTAGCCCATGAGAGGGAACTGTTCGTTGGATATCTATGTGCTTTTTCAGTAGTTTCAGTGTATGCTTCGCCGTTGTTTATCATC AATTTGGTGATCAAAACAAGAAGTGTTGAGTTCATGCCATTTAATCTTTCTCTTGCAACTTTCTTGGTGAGTTTCTCTTTCTGTGCATACGGAGCGTTGCAGGGCGACCCTTTTGTCTAT ATCCCAAACGGTCTCGGTACAATTTTAGGGTTTGTCCAGTTGGTTCTGTACTCCTACTATAGCAAAATGTCTGGAGATGATGACTCAAGAGAACCACTGCTTGCTTGA